A window of the Gossypium hirsutum isolate 1008001.06 chromosome A05, Gossypium_hirsutum_v2.1, whole genome shotgun sequence genome harbors these coding sequences:
- the LOC107959480 gene encoding uncharacterized protein, translating to MKSAYGVPLFLLFLFFSSCFFNYNEAATMGQVNGSSEMVPIMEEKMVKMLMLFNESKRNLRRFQICAVCTCCGGARGVCLPSPCCYAINCNIPNRPFGFCSFTPKTCNCFGCHL from the exons ATGAAGTCTGCTTATGGGGTCCCTCTCTTTCTCCTTTTTCTGTTCTTTTCATCTTGTTTCTTCAATTACAATGAGGCTGCAACTATGGGTCAA GTAAATGGGTCATCTGAAATGGTTCCAATTATGGAAGAAAAGATGGTGAAGATGCTGATGTTGTTTAATGAAAGCAAAAGGAATTTAAGGAGATTTCAGATATGTGCGGTTTGTACTTGTTGTGGTGGAGCTAGAGGTGTTTGTTTGCCATCTCCTTGCTGTTATGCCATCAATTGCAACATTCCAAACAGACCTTTTGGTTTCTGCTCTTTCACTCCCAAGACCTGTAATTGCTTTGGTTGCCATCTCTAA
- the LOC107959482 gene encoding protein SIEVE ELEMENT OCCLUSION B, whose product MAAEAKTSHPSRYYSFDKLSQQTQMTNKTNSLQTLEPDVRRHLLDLVESIFKFVVDSKDTDQSAEFDNMISSLERIQGMRQVLNDIRDISCEMSCNLLAAGSGNLEKTRTAVLERLRSYSWSAKVVIAIAAFASSIGELSMLVKHRDDDLMAKLLVKILKGHSPKLDLNALAGAGLTDGMLEVVRTNLKFSDSLKVQESMKEAMLEFYLNATKNIFDIVLQISAVLSKREDVHVELKSFSAQLRDISIQLQDNMKYIGAEKISPLEYEEVSEISTSELIAKIKKCIEVQDSEKLRNKHVLFLISDLNISIEEIKVLERLYEENEGKYEIVWLPIVGSLAYDDKAEARFLELRQMMKWIAVFPPRIKEVIQYIKRDWHFIKEAIAVSVTEGGEITCLNALPMLWTWGKRAFPFTDEEWKKLDERKTWTLDSLFDQLILPGDSGIDIESWTKSEATLVCLFGGGDISWNQEFIQKVNNAAQSAGVFLKLVYLGVGKNKGKGLTRNQLGRDILVIQSESQWQFWSRLESILYAKIRFGKKDEVMQEALKVVGYGGNGEEWAMFSMGQGAMVTTSGKTALTIMEHYQQMERSGMIGVHFLEGIKKYKKLITRDVHSCINLHLPAMGQIPGIMICPECSKVMDVFYTYRCCPE is encoded by the exons ATGGCTGCTGAAGCTAAAACATCTCATCCTTCTCGTTACTACTCCTTCGACAAGTTATCACAACAGACTCAGATGACTAATAAAACTAATTCCCTTCAAACTCTTGAACCTGATGTTCGCCGACATCTACTCGACCTCGTCGAAAGCATTTTCAAATTTGTTGTTGATTCCAAG GATACTGATCAATCTGCAGAGTTCGACAACATGATCAGCAGCCTGGAGAGAATTCAAGGCATGCGTCAAGTATTGAATGATATACGAGATATCTCCTGTGAG ATGTCATGCAATCTTTTAGCAGCAGGAAGCGGGAATCTGGAGAAAACCAGAACAGCAGTGCTGGAAAGGCTTCGCAGTTATTCATGGAGCGCCAAAGTGGTGATAGCTATCGCAGCTTTTGCTTCCAGTATCGGGGAGTTGTCGATGCTGGTGAAGCATCGTGATGACGACCTGATGGCTAAGCTTTTAGTTAAAATCCTGAAAGGCCACTCGCCCAAACTCGATTTGAACGCTCTTGCGGGAGCAGGGCTTACCGACGGTATGTTGGAAGTGGTACGCACCAATTTGAAATTCTCCGACAGCCTAAAAGTACAGGAATCCATGAAGGAGGCGATGCTGGAGTTTTACCTCAACGCTACAAAAAACATCTTCGACATTGTTTTACAAATTTCAGCCGTTTTAAGCAAAAGGGA GGATGTTCATGTTGAATTAAAATCGTTTTCAGCACAATTAAGGGATATAAGTATTCAACTTCAAGACAACATGAAGTATATTG GCGCAGAGAAAATTTCTCCACTTGAGTATGAGGAAGTGTCCGAAATCAGTACTTCGGAACTGATAGCAAAAATCAAGAAATGTATTGAG GTACAGGATTCTGAAAAACTGAGAAACAAGCATGTGTTATTTCTGATATCGGATCTCAACATCTCCATAGAAGAAATTAAGGTTCTCGAGAGATTGTACGAAGAGAATGAGGGCAAGTATGAAATCGTGTGGCTCCCAATCGTGGGATCGTTGGCATACGATGACAAAGCAGAGGCAAGGTTTTTGGAGCTGAGacaaatgatgaaatggattgcGGTTTTTCCACCCAGGATTAAAGAAGTCATTCAGTACATCAAGAGGGATTGGCACTTTATAAAGGAAGCGATTGCTGTGTCGGTGACTGAAGGAGGGGAAATAACATGCCTAAATGCTCTCCCTATGTTGTGGACATGGGGTAAGCGGGCCTTCCCTTTCACTGATGAGGAGTGGAAGAAATTGGACGAGCGAAAGACTTGGACGCTCGACTCGCTGTTTGATCAACTTATCCTTCCCGGTGACAGTGGCATAGACATAGAATCAtgg ACAAAGAGCGAGGCGACACTTGTATGCTTGTTTGGTGGTGGGGATATATCATGGAACCAGGAGTTCATCCAGAAAGTGAATAATGCTGCACAAAGTGCCGGTGTTTTCTTAAAACTTGTGTACTTGGGAGTGGGGAAGAACAAAGGCAAAGGCCTAACGAGGAACCAGCTGGGTCGAGACATTCTGGTTATTCAATCTGAATCACAGTGGCAGTTTTGGAGTCGACTGGAGAGCATATTGTACGCCAAAATCCGATTTGGCAAGAAGGATGAGGTAATGCAGGAGGCGTTGAAAGTGGTTGGGTACGGCGGGAATGGGGAAGAATGGGCCATGTTCTCCATGGGACAAGGTGCCATGGTCACAACCAGCGGAAAAACAGCTCTAACTATCATGGAACACTACCAGCAGATGGAGAGAAGCGGCATGATCGGGGTTCATTTCCTTGAAGGAATAAAAAAGTACAAGAAATTAATAACCAGAGATGTGCATAGCTGCATCAACCTTCACCTGCCGGCTATGGGTCAGATTCCGGGGATAATGATCTGCCCTGAGTGTTCCAAAGTGATGGACGTGTTTTACACTTATCGCTGCTGTCCTGAGTAA